One region of Triticum aestivum cultivar Chinese Spring chromosome 6B, IWGSC CS RefSeq v2.1, whole genome shotgun sequence genomic DNA includes:
- the LOC123134828 gene encoding formin-A-like, with product MRRGTATTASLLVAAALLILVLPMSCAVSAGRRPPPPPALPRGGGGGDAVPREGMKLAAVGAARRLGQRTPVSKPPSPKPHDMTSMAMPPSPAPPIY from the exons ATGCGTCGCGGGACGGCCACCACCGCATCcctgctcgtcgccgccgccctcctcatCCTGGTCCTGCCCATGTCCTGCGCGGTCTCTGCaggtcgccggccgccgcctcctccag CGCTGCCgcgaggtggtggtggcggcgacgcCGTGCCGCGTGAAGGGATGAAGCTGGCGGCCGTCGGGGCCGCGAGGCGGCTGGGGCAGAGGACGCCGGTGAGCAAGCCTCCCTCGCCGAAACCCCACGACATGACTTCGATGGCCatgccgccgtcgccggcgccacCGATCTACTAG